ATTTCAAAAGTGGCCCGGAACTTAATCTTGGCAAAGTCACTAGTAATCGTGTGCGTCATCTTTGTAGACTTGGTTGaaaagaatttaataaaaattcattcTTTTGCATCATCTCACTCTAAATTTGATACGGACCAGGGCCTTTTCTGCACACAATATGACTCACTTCCCTGGTCCGTATCAAAATTGTAACTACATGTCAGCATcataaaagttattatttttaaatgtttacaAGTTACATGACGTGATAAAAGAAagagatgtgttatttgaacaatcatttcaATGACAATTTATGGAACAGTCATAATTTATAAAGGAAATAAGATATTGACACAAAATTAatgcaatagagagagaaagtaaaaacataatgtgagtatgagagaaaaagttgtcaaaaaatagttgttcaaatatttttctaaaacaaatgaCTCATTACAATGACCGCGTATGCCATTAAGCTCATTTGAGAAAGTGTATGAACCGATATCAGTTGAAATTAGATGCAAAATTCCTTAATCCAATTGTTCTTTGTATTATATTATGGAGCTCTTGGAATCTCATTTAGTTGAAGGATCCTCAGCTGGGTTGCTTtagaaaaaattacattatGTTTTAGAAGTTAAGATCCTATCCATTTAGTCTCTCctccatttctttcatttgaagagatataaacataaaaaaatttaaaaataattaatgatggtgaaattcatttaataataggACCCACCAcctattttttgtgtctatcttttttctaattgcaatctccatttattttaataaatggagaggatctcaaCCCATAGTTCATGGCAAATTTTTGTTATTAGAATGAAAGAGGGTTAAAGCTCCACAAAAAAACTACCCTATGAGAAAGATGCAGTCTAAAACAAACATGCATTCAATTACGTTATACCTTCTTAATGGTCATGTAAAGACATCGAAAGATTAGTCTCggttaacctaaaaaaaaaagacatggaaaatatcaaataattcTAAATCGTACGAAATCTAGTTAAAGAGATTTTTTTGCAATGtgataaattcataaaattctAATCTCGACAATTTACTTTCATGCAAACTACCAAAAAAGAAATATGGCCataattttatcaataaatgactgttaattatattttttttgacaatagaCTGTTAATTTATTAGTGATTTAAACAGATCCCAACTTATCTTTACATtgcgtttaaaaaaaattacctttaCATGCTCAACTTATTGAggctgatatatatatatatacaaaataatGTGCTATACAAAGTATGACAGTAATAATAAAACTACACTTAAACAAGATAAATATTACACTAACAAGCCTAAAGAAGCAAATGAATCAGAGCTACCATCCAAAACAAGTGAGGCCAAAGTGTAGACAGAATTTCAACTTCTAAGGGATTGCGGCAGAACAAGTCGATGAATACAAGAAATCATGCAACTTTATAGCTGCCACCATTTACGATTTTCCATTCTTCTAGCAAGTTCAGTTGCCATGGAAGCAAAATCTTGTGCCCCATTCTGCAACTCTTCAGTATGATCGTTGAGCATCTGGTAAACATGACAAGCAGAGATGGTTAGAtggaaataaacaaaatttggaGAATTCCAGCCAAgtttcaataattattattctttattaggaaaaaaaactactttgaTTTCACGAAGTGGTTAACCGGTCAATTTTTGGTGagtattgttgttgacacatttggtttggctgagaaacacgagtaaattattcaaatgcttaatttttacactgatttaaatgttattcttaataagatatatacgcataagtataatactgcaattgtttgaaatgtaccaaaataatgattgaaacattcaaaatcaataaatattattaatgacaatttatggtttttgtcaaaaaaaagaaaaaaaggtttgaggtttcctcagcagttaactgccgaagttttcagttttcctcggtagttaaatGCAGCCGGTTCCATAACTGCCGATTTGGGTAAATTActagtgtttctcagccaatggtaatgtgtcaacaacaattctcatttttggttatttggaatgatatttttttctcactACTAAAAGTTGTAATTGAAAACACGAGAACTTTTATCATTAAAGGGTGCAaaagaggatttttttttaatagagatgTGTCATGACTTGACTCATGGAGCTTGATAAGTCAATAATTTATGGACTTCCATTGGACCTCAGTTATAATAAAGAGGAACGCAAATCTGCCATACACTTACCTTATACATGAAAAATCTGTCTAGAAACTTCTTAAAAATGGAGATTTGTCTTTCGGTGATTCAggttttcatattcattaaatAGTAGGAGATGAGGCTAGATATCGTGGAAGGATAAGATTCGGGTAAAGAAGAGTGGAATAGAATAACAGTCTAACCTGGAGTTTTTCTTGCCGCTCTACAAGCTTATCCCTTGCAAGTGCAGCTGCCGCTGCGGCATCCTGAAGCAAGTGATTAAGTCAAGACATTGTGAGCTAAAAGGAGTAAATTACAGAATTTTCAATTCTAAGATTTACCCCAGTCTTTCTATATTTAGCCTTAATTTCTTCAGTTGTTCTAGCTCTTGGTTTTGCGTCAGTGGAGGACTCCTCAAGTAACTTCTGTCTGTCTGTTTCTTCTGCTTTTTCTGCAAGGTAGCCATTCAttgttaaaaagttaaaatacttttaagagaaaaaatataataaaataaagatgtACCTTTCTTGTCAATCTTGATTTTCTGAGACGATAAAAAAGCCATAGGCTCATCAATTTGAATTTCATCTGCAAGAGAATGTAAACACTTTCAAATTATATAGAATAACTGGTAGTAGATGTTAAGCAAAGCTGGCAGTAGATGTTGAGGACAAACCTATGTCAAGTTCAAAACCATCCTGCGTATCTTCGGTCCCTGAAGAAGGCTTTAAGAATGGAGGACTGGAGAaacatttttctaaattttccaAATAATTATTATGATCTGCTTGATTTGTATCGTGATCGGCTTTCCTCGATTTGAAGTTCTTAGCTATATTAAGGAAGATAGAAGGTGCTTCCTATGGCAACATAAGTTGAATCACGGATCCTGAAAAAATATATGCGAAAAACAGAAGCACAACAAGCCTGAACAAACTGTACctgtttttgattttggtttggaGATAGGCTCACTGTAACATCTACTGCAGCTGCAAGAACTTCATCATGAAGACAAGGAAAAGACTCTGGAATCCTGCAATATTTTGAAAGTTCCTCTTAGGCATCAAAAATCTAATCGTTAATGAGATTACATCTAATTTTATCACAGATTTTTTGTAGAGAAGTTATCATATTCAGCGACCGCCTCTGGGTTGTCTGGAGCTCTCTTCTATGGGAGCTATTAAATTTGCTTTGACAGTTTTTTGTCATAAGAAGTTGTGTTATGTGGAAATATTTTTTCCAATGCTTAACGAATATGAAAGATAGTTTGTTTTGAAAAGACGAATAAGAAAAGTAGTGATCTAAAATCTAAACTACGAGGTTAAGATTTGATGGCTAAATAAAACATGGAtaatgctaaccattgcccttggtgcattggataaggggataaaaatagaaatatagcattggaaaatggtgaaaagtgataaatttaactttttgaaaatcaaaatgttgttgaaaccaatgcaaacatggtacttttggcttccttaaccattgccctgagggcaatggttagcaagacccataaAACATACATGGCTAGAAAAGGAAGGAACAGAAAGTTACCAGAGCTCATTTTCACAGGACAACAGGGACAAGAAAGCAGCTTCATTTTCATTGACCTATAAAAAAAGGTAGCCACAGGTATGATTATAAAACCAAAAGCTATTGGAAATTAGCTTATCTGTAAGAACATGAAGAGTTATTCATGGCTCATGCAAAGCATTTTCTGCCAAGTTGAAATGCTAAGGAGGGTCTTGGCGCAACAGTTAGAGTTACTGTCTTGTGCATGCAATATAAGGCTTTCTTTAATAGCCTAATAATGGATCTGACCTTTTATTAGATCCTGCCACGGTGTGAGCTTTATTGCACCAAGTTGTCCCCTTTATCTATTTAAATGCTTTTTGAAGGATCCAAAGCTTCATAGTGGTTTTAATggattttcattattttcttttctttttcttttggagaAATATTGTTGTTAATTGTGGATTATCATGAAATAACTCTCGTAAAAGCATAAGCCGTTAATTGGAGACACGAGAATGATTTTATATCTAACAAAACCCCCTACATAAGAGTTAAGAGCCCTTAGGACTTGATGCACAGGCCCACCCTGCCTAATCTTTAAATTCAgcattttttatgttgtttagaATAACAAATACCAAGAATCAAACTTCTACCAAAAGTTTAAGATGTATAAGGTGAAGACTCGtgacagttttagacctaaTGAGGATATTTCATGCAAATAGAAATAGCACATTCTGTTTCAAATTTTATCCTGGTAACAGCTACAAAATGCTAGTTATTTCAGATCATTTTCAAACTTGAAAGAATATCAAATACAGAAGGAAAGAGATTAAAATGGAACACTCTTCCAGCACTGTTTCAATAGGAAAGTTCAGTTTACTAAATTTCCTGCATGATTAACTGTTCAAAAAGGTTTAAGTGAATAGATATTAGTTAAGTGATATGTACTGAACTTCAAATATTTGAGATTCGTAAAATGACATATGAAACTATGACAACAACAGACCAATCAGATAAGTTTTGGCAGCATATACTAACAAAGTAAATTCATTATAACAAGAAGAAAATATGCAAACCAGAACTATTTGTCCAATTGATGAAGAACATATTGTCTTCTCCATGTCAGTCTTCAAGTTCCATCTTAGGATTGACATTAAAGAGATTTCTCCCAACACGTCCAGACTAGGTAAGGACCTGCTCAAAGGGACATTAAATCCACCATAAGCTTATTAAGAAGAGTGAGAAGGAGAAATATAGTGAAGTAGACCATAATGTCAAAGCTAGTATGATACAAAATCAACATGCCCTACAATAGCTCATACAGATTCAGCGCAAGAAGGGTATGATTTATCTAATTCTCTATAAACAATCACAAAAAGAAATCATTAAATATTGCTAACGCACCAAGGCTGGGATTTAATATTGGGAAGGAAGAGAGTCCAAGTTCCAGTCAAGATTATAATATGAACTAATAAACTTCCATATATAGTTCTGATTATTTGGAGGATAGTCTTTTAGTTTGAAAAGGCCTGTCTAAGAGTTTGattattatttcattaatttttttataagtaaatGTTAGTTGTTAGTAGTCAGAGTTTGAACACGAGATCTCATTCTCAAACTCCTTCGAGTGTCCCAACTCAACTACTTGAGCTACTCCTTGGGGACCTCTTTGCTTTGCTTTACTTTTGATATCACGGGGTTCCTGAGTAAGGAGTCTAAGATCAGTGAAACCTCCCTCTCATAATAAAGTAAAACAAGTGAGTTCGATAATGTCTGcccaaaatatgaattttctaTTGTAGTAGTAGTCTCAACTTTGACTTGTGTATTTTCAGATTGAATGTTAGCTTGCATTCCAGAATCATTCTTCTAAAGAGAGTGCCATTGCAGTTTTTCAGCTGATCCTTGATCCAAATACTTTCCTATAATGTGCGTTGAAATTGCTTTTGACTTTACTTTTGGGTTCTTTGTCATATTAAAGACCATATTCCCTTTTTATGTATCTATCGCAACAAAGTGTGCATCCCTTGTCGTAATGGATCTGACCTTTTCTTGAGCTATGCATGACTTGAATATTGTTATAAGGAATAATAGCACTCAGTCTTATAAGAATTTCACCTTAACTCAATGTCTCCAGTTTGGTACAGAACAACCAGAACACATTCTTTGTCATCTTTTCGGAAGGTAGTAGTCCAGCAGCATTCTTTTACAAGGGTTACCTTCCTTATGTACTTATTGCTACCCTGTAGTAAGGCAATTTGATTAATCGGTTGAAAGGAATAAAGTAATATTTGAAGGATAATGGACATGAAAAATGCTACCTCAATCACAATATTCAAAGAGTGTAAGCTCAATTCACTCTCGTAGCAAAGTAAAACGAGCGAGTTCAATACTATCTGCTCAAAGTATGAATTTTCAATGGTAGTAATAGTCTCAACTATGTCTTGTGTATTTTCAGATTGAATGTTAGCTTGTGTTCCAGAATCATTCTGCTGAGGAGAGTGGGATTGCAGTTTTTCAGCAGATATTTCAGAAGTACCATCTGGAACAACACAGAGCCATAAGTAATTAAGTTATTGACTGATTGTAATATCTAGTTTCCTTAACCCAAACACTTGCCTATAATGTGCATTGAAATTGCATTCGAGTTTACTCTTGGGCTCATTGTCCTATTACAAACCATATTCCCTGTTTCAGTATCTATCGCAACCAAGTGTGCATCCCTTGTCATAATGAACACTAGCCCCTTTGCAGAGTTGTCAGAAATATCAGATACAGATTCCTGTGGAATGTTTAAGCTAGACGTGTCTAAAAATTTTGCATTCATAGAAACTACTGCAGACGTGGGAGATTCAGCACTTGTAAGAAACAGAATTGATGATGTAATGGTATCAAGCATGGCCACCTACAAAGTAGATTAGAAAATATAAGTTGGAAAGTTTAATTTAAATTGCCATTCAACAactcaaaaaacaacaaataaaacatttatttcGAAAAGAAAAGGTGTTAATGGAAGATCTTACCTGCCCATGTTCATATCCAACTACAAGCTTCCCTCCAAGATTTGCAAACTGTAGCCCACATACAGCAGAATTTTGAAGGGAAAACACTGCTTTGCAATGAGGTCCATCCCCTTGATTCACATTATGAACTGTCTCAAAACATAATTACAGGTTAAAATCAGAAGTATTAGAAATGATCAAATCATTTTTCAGTATAAAGAGGTTCATGAAAATTAACTAAGATATTGTAAATAAAACTATTTGACTTTCCTACGATGATTGTAGATCACTTTCTTTTTATTGATGAAGTATACAATATCTGCATCATGATTAGATGATTACTTCCCACTTGTTAGATTCCCATAACTCAGGGAAAGTGTTTAATACAGATAATATTGGATGATAGGCTTGGGGAGTTGAGGTTGGTAGTAATACTCATTAAATgcttttatattctttttgtgCCAAcaatattgggaaaaacccaagtctcACATTGGATAGATAGGACTCATAATAAGAGTtaataaagaggaggcacttcTCAACTTAAAAGCCGaatttgtaaggatgagttagaccaaatttcaacaaatgaaatttataattaattaaataaacctaTGACGTGATAggaaagaaagacaaagagTTATAGCTAAAGATTCTGCCATTCCGACATTAAATGCACCATAATCTACCAAATGTACAAGGGTCTTCTACAAAACATTAGATTTCCACAAAGATTTCTACAAAGTTGTGAAAAAA
Above is a genomic segment from Medicago truncatula cultivar Jemalong A17 chromosome 5, MtrunA17r5.0-ANR, whole genome shotgun sequence containing:
- the LOC11429483 gene encoding uncharacterized protein isoform X3; the protein is MLVGTEHGLVYVLKFESEDRKVNILPYYVPTNVISEAVGMSLDNVSVARVLHQPCSNGKRLLVAYENGVMLLWDASEDRIVLIRDHKDIELKRKIVASYSDDPKDEHSDDKLKHEEEDKEISSVSWASNDGSVVVVGYVDGDIMFWDLPTADSPIDQDKKMSNNVVKLQLSSADRRLPIILLHWHANKTLNRSGGELFVYGGNEIGSEEVLTVLSIDRSCGIESLKCTGRIDVALRGSFADMVLLPSDCHAEGDCDMLFVLTNPGQLHLYDKNYLSSLMSEKQRKTSSPTMQYAIVIPTLEPQMTTARLDVVCQDVKSFTALSEILVAAKQHSVQNQRSAEIKWPLVGGVPGQILKEDHLFVQIYIAGYQDGSARIWDASCPALSLVYNIKPEVNDVKMGSASFAVSALDFCPNSLHLAVGDESGVVRLYGLRRSSDDINLHFVTENGTEVHNVNQGDGPHCKAVFSLQNSAVCGLQFANLGGKLVVGYEHGQVAMLDTITSSILFLTSAESPTSAVVSMNAKFLDTSSLNIPQESVSDISDNSAKGLVFIMTRDAHLVAIDTETGNMVCNRTMSPRVNSNAISMHIIDGTSEISAEKLQSHSPQQNDSGTQANIQSENTQDIVETITTIENSYFEQIVLNSLVLLCYESELSLHSLNIVIEGSNKYIRKVTLVKECCWTTTFRKDDKECVLVVLYQTGDIELRSLPSLDVLGEISLMSILRWNLKTDMEKTICSSSIGQIVLVNENEAAFLSLLSCENELWIPESFPCLHDEVLAAAVDVTVSLSPNQNQKQEAPSIFLNIAKNFKSRKADHDTNQADHNNYLENLEKCFSSPPFLKPSSGTEDTQDGFELDIDEIQIDEPMAFLSSQKIKIDKKEKAEETDRQKLLEESSTDAKPRARTTEEIKAKYRKTGDAAAAAALARDKLVERQEKLQMLNDHTEELQNGAQDFASMATELARRMENRKWWQL